TTAAAATTAAAGCAGAACCAATAGCTCCGGCAGACAATACCACTGTATCAGAGTGCAATATTTCCTCTTTTCCATTTTTAATAAATTTGACTCCTTTTATCCGATTATCTTCAGTTATCAAGCCAGTGATTTCAGCTTCATCAATGAATTCTACACCATTTTCAATAGCTATGTCAACAAAGTGTTTTCCTGTCCATTTTGCATCAACAGGACATCCAAATGCACACTGACCGCACTGAATACATTTTTCTTCATAAATAGCTTTCGGCATTTTAATCGGATTTAAACCCAGCTCTTCAGCTGCATCCAAAAATAATTGTGTTCCTTTGCCTATATGAGTGTCATCCAAACCATGAACCTTAATCAGATTTTCAACATAATCATATTCTTCTGAAAGATCAATTCCATAATCATATAACTCCTCATCTAATGCCCTAACCATGTTAGCCATTGAAACCATTGTTGAACCTCCAACACATGTAGCTGTAAGCAAATCAACACTGCCATTGTATTTATCATAATAATTAAAAGCATCTTTAGAGTCAATATATTTTCCTTTTTCGATTATGGTTACTGGCACATTAGATTTAGCCAATTCCATTGCTAATATTGCTCCTCCTGCTCCAGAACCTACAATTATTACCATTTAATCACCTTATAACTTTTAAAAAAAATCTATAACATGAGTTATATTTTTTATTGTATTTAAACACAAAGGATATATTTGGAAAAAGAAATAAAAAAAGAATTCCCTTTATTACAACACATATATTAAACTTAAACTCTAAAAATAGATAATAATATATTATCATGGATATGAAACAATGAATGAAAATCTTGATTTATTTGAAAAAGTCATTAACAAAACCATTCCCAAAGTAGATTATGTGGATATCAGAGGCGGAAACGGAAATAACACCTCCATAATCATGAAAGATGGAGAAGTACAGGAAATCAACACAGGAAACTCTTTAGGTATAAGAATAAGAGTTTTAAATAATGGTGCATGGGGATTTGCTTATACAAATGATTTATCAAAATTAGATGAAATAGCACAAACTTCTATAAAGATATCAAACTCCCTTAAAGGAGATGAATCATTGTCTAAAGCAGATATAATTCAGGATAAAGTATCTACTGATGTTAAAATACCTTTCAGTGATGTTTCAATAGAAGAAAAAAAAGAAATAATGTCTGAAGCCAGCAAAGCTGCCAGTTTAAAAGAAGTAACCAGCACTACTGTTTCCTATTCCGATTCACAAAGCCAGGAAGTTATCTTAAGCAGTGAAGGTACAAGCATTGAAATGAACACAAATAGGGTTGCAATGTTTTTAAATGCTGCTGCAAGTGATGGAACCATGATGCAAATCGGACACAACAGTATTGGTGGAGTAAAAGGCTTTGAAGCTATAAATGACGAAGACATTGAAGCTTTTGGAAGAAAAATAGGTGAAAAGGCTGTAAGATTATTGAAAGCTGAAAGTGCACCTTCAGGAAGATTCCCAATTATTGCTGACCCTAATTTAACCGGAGTATTTGTTCATGAAGCATTAGGTCATGCAGTAGAAGGAGATCTGATTTTGCAAAATGATTCAATTCTTAAAGATAAATTAGGAAGCAAAATAGGTTCAGAAATAGTCAATATCTACGATGATGCAAGTTTAAAAGACGGATTCGGATATTATCCTTATGATGTGGAAGGAGTTAAAACCAAACCTAATCATCTAGTAAAAGACGGTAAATTAATATCTCTTTTAAATTCAAGAGAAACCGCATCAAAATTAAATATGAAATCTTCAGGAAATGCAAGATCAATAATAGCTGACAAACCAATTGTAAGAATGAGTAACACTTACTTAAAACCTGGAGAGATGTCTTTTGAAGAGCTGATAGAAGATATTCCTGACGGAATTTATCTTAAAGGCTCAAGAGGCGGACAAGTTGATACCGGAAAAGGAATATTCCAGTTCAATGCTGCAGAAGGATTTAAAATAGAAAACGGAGAAATAACCACTCCGTTAAGAGATGTTTCATTATCCGGAAATATATTAGAAACCCTAAAAAATGTTGACGCTATCGGCAATGACTTTGAACTAAGTGTTGGATTCTGTGGAAAAGACGGTCAGACTGCACCAGTAGGTGACGGCGGACCACATACAAGAATTTTAAATGCTTTAGTTGGCGGAAGTAGCTAATAAAGAGGTGTAATAAAAATGATAAGCCAAGAACATGGAGAATATTTGTTAAATATAGCTAAAAAAGCGGTAAAAACTTATCTTGAAACCGGCGAACAAATTCTTGTTCCTGAAGACTGTCCTGAAGAACTTAAAGAAAAATTAGGTGTTTTTGTAACTTTAAACAAAAATAATCAGTTAAGAGGATGTATCGGATATCCCGAACCTATTGAAAGTGCAATTCAGGCAACAATCAGTGTAGCAATTGCAGCGGCATCTGAAGACCCAAGATTTCCGCAGGTAATTCCTGAAGAATACGATAATCTGGAATTTGAGGTTACAGTTTTAACAAAACCCCAATTAATGGAAATTGCGCATCCAAGTGAATATCTAAACAATATCAAAATCGGCAAAGACGGATTAATGATTAAAAAAGGATATTCAAAAGGATTGCTGCTTCCTCAAGTAGCAACTGAAAATAACTTTGATGTAGAAACTTTTTTAGAACATACCTGTATGAAAGCAGGAATTAGTGCAGACAGCTATTTAGACGAAAGCTGTGATGTATACACATTCCAGGGACAAATATTTAAATAGTGATAACTTCTGGCAAGAAGTATTAAAAGCATGCAACGAAAATAAAGACAAATAATAATCTAAAGTGTTATGTGGAAATACCATTTATCCACATCAACTCTTTTAGGCTGTTTTTCATTAGCTATTTTTTCATAGCCTCCAGTGAATGCCACTACGCAGTCATCGTGAATAGCTTCATTTGGATATGCTGTTATTTTTTCTAAATCATTGATATTTCATAAATATCCGAATATTAATGAATTGCCGTTAGAAAATGTCGATTTCCATACACATTTCGAAGAATAGTTTATCTTTAGCATCTCAATGTCAAAAGCATTTTTTGTTATCTTGTCAAGATTGTCAAGTCCTGTTTTAATGTCTGTAACCTGTTGCTGAAGAATTGTATCAATAGCTATATTTATACTTCTTGATGAACATTAATGTCAGTTATTTGTCTTTGTTTATAGAGTGTATTATATTATTTATACAATATAGTCATTGTATTTTTTTTCTTCAAAATTTCATCATGAAAAATCAACATATCTTGTTAAAAATCTAATTAAAATTATTTAGAAATATGTTCAAATTATCCCGTATGTTCTAATAATAGTATATTTTCCCTAGAAAGATTTATTTTAAAATCTTCAATAAAATTAGAAATAACATACTTACTGCCATTAGTTTTATACCAAAAAATTAATTTATTTATGAATTTACTTTCAATTTCAGGTGTTGCATACACCCATAAACATTTAAAAACATTTAATGTTTTTTCTAATGAATATGATCCATAATAAACTTCAATTATTGGAATAAATTTTAATAAAAAATCTTGGACAACATTTTCATCAATCTCGCCAATGTCGATTACTTCTTTTCTAAAATACTCTGCGATAAAATAATAAAAAGGAGCCCTACACTCATAACCCTCTGTTGAAATTGGATTTAAAAATTGACAGCCATGTTTCAAGAATTTGTTTAAATTAAACTTATTTTTTAAATATGTAGGATATAAAAAATAAATATTCTTTATATACTCTATATGGAAATTATAATTTCGATATACACCTAAGCAACTGTTTATAATAATGTTTAACCAACTTTTAATTTCATGAATCTAAGACATTATCCACAAGTTTAATTAAGCATCCTAGCTAAAGAATATTATATAAATATTGAAAGAGAAGCAGTATAAGTAACTGATATTTAAAGTGATAACAATGATGATACCTACAATACCCACTCCTGATGAATTACTTGATAAAGGATTTAGCAGAGGGAAAAAGCAAGCAGATTTAATGAGAACACAGAAAATACCAAAACATCTGAAAGGAAAAAGAATTGAAGAAAGAAGAGTTATAACTTCTTGTCAGGTAATCAAAGACAAATTAAAATCCATTTTAGATAGTGTTCCGGATATAGAAGACCTTCCCCCATTTTATCAGGATTACATTGATATTACTGTTGGTGTGGATGATATGAAACAGGCTCTTGGAGGACTTAACTGGGCTTATGGTATTTTAACACAACTTGAAAAAGAATACGGAAGTAAAATCAGGAAAAATCCGTCAGAAAAGGCAACTACCCTTCAAAAACAGGCATACGGTAGAATTGCATCTGTTGTAAACAAAATCAAAAAGGATTTGGATTTTCTGGATTTTGCAAAAGCTAACTTAAGAAACATGCCTACAATTGACTTTGATGCAACAACAATTGTAATTGCTGGATTTCCAAATGTGGGAAAATCCACACTTCTTAACCAGATATCTGGAGCAGACCCCCAAATAGCCAACTATCCTTTTACAACTAAAGGTATTCAAATAGGGCATGTGGAAAGACATTGGAAAAGTATTCAAATTATTGACACTCCCGGACTTTTAGACAGACCGGTTTTAGAAATGAATGATATTGAATTAAATGCAATAGTGGCTTTGGAACATTTGGCGGATGCTATTTTATTTATTTTCGATGCATCTGAAACCTGCGGATTTGGTCTGGAAAGTCAGTACAATTTATTAAAACAGATTGAAAAAATATTTGACAACATTCCTGTAATCTACCTATTTAATAAAATGGATCTTATTGAAGACACCAGCTATGTGGAACAGTATGTTGATGAATTAGATAACTCCATTTTCATATCAGCTATTGAAGGAGAAGGTATTGATAAAATAAATAAAGTTTTAGACTCTGTTAAAAAAATAGAAAGAAATGAAGAAGAGGAATATTAAAGATACCTTTATATATTAAAAGTCCATAATAACAATTAAATTTAATTAAACATAATGGAGTCACAAATATGGTAGAGAAAGATATAATCGAAACCAAAATTAGCGAAGGCAAAGAAAAAGCTGAAGAAAAAATTGACGAACACAAAGAAAAGGCTGAAGAAAAAATCAATTACCGCAAGGAAAAATTAAACGAAAAAAGGGAACAGACAAAAAATATGGCTGGAAAAATGACAGAAGATTTATCCAGAGGCTTTGATGATCTTCAAGAAGGTATTAAATCAATCCAAAAAATAATTGATCAGAAAATTGATGATTATAAAAAAGCAACCATCCACAGCTTAGACGTTGATTTAATAGAAACTGAAGAAAAATACTACTTGAAAGTAGATGTTCCAGGTATTGAAAAAGAAGAAATTGATATTGAAGCTGGAGACAAAGACATCTCAATTGTAGCTACTTTCAAACCGTATACTGAAGAAATTGAAGAAGAAGATAAAACTGTTTTAATTTCAGATATAAAACAAGGAAAATGCAGCAAAAGCATCAGATTCAGCAACAATATTGAAATTGATAAAATCAGTGCAAAATTCAACAACGGAACAGTTTTAATAACTATTCCTAAATTAAAAACACCAAAAAATAAAATTAATGTAGAATAAATTTTCTACATATTTCTTTTTTTGAGTCTGTAAAATTTTATAGGCTTATTTGATTTTAATGTGTTTTTCAGTCCAATTTTGCATTTGATAGTCTAAAAATGTCAGGATTCCATTTTTGGTTTTGTATATTTTCTTTATTTTTTCAGGATTGGTTTGTCTGTAGTAATTTTCGACTTTATTTGATGTTTTTTCTATATTTTCATCATCAAGATATTCTACGTATCTGTGGAAGTGATTTATGATATGTTTTCTTATGAAATCTTTTAAAACAACTGGTATGGCCGTATATTTTTGTAAATATTGTTTAAATTGTTCTATTGCTTCTTTTTTTGAGTTTTGTCTGAAACAGTTTTTTAATTCTTGTGCATTTTCGTAAATATGGTCTCTTTGTTTTCCATTAATCTTGTTTCTTCTACAATATACTTTTAATTTATGGTTTATTGTTTGAAACAGATGAAATATGCACAATTGATGTTTTACTTCTATTTCATCTGCTACATTACGATACATTGGGAATAAATCGGTTGTTAGGCAAATGAATGGTTTATTTTCTGTTGATTCTAAGATAAATTTTTTCGTGTTTTTTGGTATTCTGCGACGTACTATTCGTTCTGTGACTGGAATATTGAGTATTGCATCAAATAAAGTTAATCTGTAGTGTCTAGTTCCATTAAGTCTTAAAAATTGCTCATCATATAAATAATAGCCAGAATATTCAAATTTTTCATTGCTGATGCTTTCTTCGTGATTTTTGTCAGACCAGTTCTTGATTGTTTGATGAGATATTCTGATTCCAAGGAATATTTCAAAGTATTTACTTATTTTACGAAGTGATTGGTACCCTATTTTCATTATTCCTGGAATTTTATCCATTATTTCTTGTAAAAATTGTTTATTTTCACCAATTAATGGATTATTGTATATTCCGAATTTTTTTCCACATTTTTTGCATTGATATTGCTGTTCTTTGAATTCTGTTGTTTTTCCATTAGTATTTTGTTTGTTTTTCTTTATTGTGCCTTTTTTGATTATTTTGTGGCTTCCACAAACTGGACAAATGGGATTATCATATTTAAAAGTATTATTTTCATCTAAAAATAGTTTATGATTAGTATTTTCAAAATTAGGTGTTTTATTCAATCTTTTTGAAATAATTTTTTCTTGATCAATTTTTTCATCAAAAAAATCATAAAGTTTAAGTTGTATGAAGTCTATATTACTATTGAGGGCAGATTTGTTTTGTTTGGTCATAAAATATTATTTGTCCTCACTTATTAAAGTATTTTACTATTTTTAAATCATTTATATTAAAATTAAAGAAAAATTAGAATGAAATTTCATCAAAATGAAAGTTCAACTGTAAAAAATTAAAAAACAAATAAGCCTATAAAATTTTACAGACTCCTTTTTTTAAAAAAAATTAATATCTGACTTTTCCGATATGTCTTGTAGCACCAGGATCTTCACCATTAAAATGTGCCAAATAATAAACAAACCATTCTAAAGGAACTACAAATATTAATGGAGATAATAACAGATTGATATCTGCATAATCTTCCAAATTATAAACAATAGACTTCAATTCTAAATTTTTAGAAAATTCAATAGCTTTGTCAGTTATTTCATCTGATTCAAAACCTGAACGCAGGAAA
This genomic stretch from Methanobrevibacter smithii ATCC 35061 harbors:
- a CDS encoding FAD-dependent oxidoreductase, whose amino-acid sequence is MVIIVGSGAGGAILAMELAKSNVPVTIIEKGKYIDSKDAFNYYDKYNGSVDLLTATCVGGSTMVSMANMVRALDEELYDYGIDLSEEYDYVENLIKVHGLDDTHIGKGTQLFLDAAEELGLNPIKMPKAIYEEKCIQCGQCAFGCPVDAKWTGKHFVDIAIENGVEFIDEAEITGLITEDNRIKGVKFIKNGKEEILHSDTVVLSAGAIGSALILRKIGIDAGRELFFDPFVSVGGVIKDINFNTEVQMAGLVVGKNFVLSPHYSSFIPSKIGGDAEPKDILSIMVKTSDECKGYITDDGDVVKINTINDIRYLAEGAAAAGFILEKAGVNPATIASTVYRGAHPGGSAAIGKFVDSNLETEIKGLFVDDASVLPISPGKPPILTIMALSKRLADYLIG
- a CDS encoding NOG1 family protein gives rise to the protein MMIPTIPTPDELLDKGFSRGKKQADLMRTQKIPKHLKGKRIEERRVITSCQVIKDKLKSILDSVPDIEDLPPFYQDYIDITVGVDDMKQALGGLNWAYGILTQLEKEYGSKIRKNPSEKATTLQKQAYGRIASVVNKIKKDLDFLDFAKANLRNMPTIDFDATTIVIAGFPNVGKSTLLNQISGADPQIANYPFTTKGIQIGHVERHWKSIQIIDTPGLLDRPVLEMNDIELNAIVALEHLADAILFIFDASETCGFGLESQYNLLKQIEKIFDNIPVIYLFNKMDLIEDTSYVEQYVDELDNSIFISAIEGEGIDKINKVLDSVKKIERNEEEEY
- a CDS encoding TIGR00296 family protein; this translates as MISQEHGEYLLNIAKKAVKTYLETGEQILVPEDCPEELKEKLGVFVTLNKNNQLRGCIGYPEPIESAIQATISVAIAAASEDPRFPQVIPEEYDNLEFEVTVLTKPQLMEIAHPSEYLNNIKIGKDGLMIKKGYSKGLLLPQVATENNFDVETFLEHTCMKAGISADSYLDESCDVYTFQGQIFK
- a CDS encoding ISNCY-like element ISM1 family transposase, producing the protein MTKQNKSALNSNIDFIQLKLYDFFDEKIDQEKIISKRLNKTPNFENTNHKLFLDENNTFKYDNPICPVCGSHKIIKKGTIKKNKQNTNGKTTEFKEQQYQCKKCGKKFGIYNNPLIGENKQFLQEIMDKIPGIMKIGYQSLRKISKYFEIFLGIRISHQTIKNWSDKNHEESISNEKFEYSGYYLYDEQFLRLNGTRHYRLTLFDAILNIPVTERIVRRRIPKNTKKFILESTENKPFICLTTDLFPMYRNVADEIEVKHQLCIFHLFQTINHKLKVYCRRNKINGKQRDHIYENAQELKNCFRQNSKKEAIEQFKQYLQKYTAIPVVLKDFIRKHIINHFHRYVEYLDDENIEKTSNKVENYYRQTNPEKIKKIYKTKNGILTFLDYQMQNWTEKHIKIK
- a CDS encoding TldD/PmbA family protein → MNENLDLFEKVINKTIPKVDYVDIRGGNGNNTSIIMKDGEVQEINTGNSLGIRIRVLNNGAWGFAYTNDLSKLDEIAQTSIKISNSLKGDESLSKADIIQDKVSTDVKIPFSDVSIEEKKEIMSEASKAASLKEVTSTTVSYSDSQSQEVILSSEGTSIEMNTNRVAMFLNAAASDGTMMQIGHNSIGGVKGFEAINDEDIEAFGRKIGEKAVRLLKAESAPSGRFPIIADPNLTGVFVHEALGHAVEGDLILQNDSILKDKLGSKIGSEIVNIYDDASLKDGFGYYPYDVEGVKTKPNHLVKDGKLISLLNSRETASKLNMKSSGNARSIIADKPIVRMSNTYLKPGEMSFEELIEDIPDGIYLKGSRGGQVDTGKGIFQFNAAEGFKIENGEITTPLRDVSLSGNILETLKNVDAIGNDFELSVGFCGKDGQTAPVGDGGPHTRILNALVGGSS
- a CDS encoding Hsp20/alpha crystallin family protein, which produces MVEKDIIETKISEGKEKAEEKIDEHKEKAEEKINYRKEKLNEKREQTKNMAGKMTEDLSRGFDDLQEGIKSIQKIIDQKIDDYKKATIHSLDVDLIETEEKYYLKVDVPGIEKEEIDIEAGDKDISIVATFKPYTEEIEEEDKTVLISDIKQGKCSKSIRFSNNIEIDKISAKFNNGTVLITIPKLKTPKNKINVE